A genomic segment from Toxotes jaculatrix isolate fToxJac2 chromosome 6, fToxJac2.pri, whole genome shotgun sequence encodes:
- the LOC121183306 gene encoding 40S ribosomal protein S27-like — MPLAKDLMHPSFTEERRRHKKKRLVQGPNSYFMDVKCVGCYKITTIFSHAQTVVPCVGCSTILCQPSGGKCRLTAGCTFRRKYS; from the exons ATGCCT TTGGCTAAGGATCTGATGCACCCCAGcttcacagaggagaggagaagacacaAGAAGAAGAGGCTGGTGCAGGGTCCCAACTCCTACTTCATGGATGTCAAATGCGTAG GCTGCTACAAGATCACCACCATCTTCAGCCATGCCCAGACAGTGGTTCCTTGTGTGGGCTGCTCTACAATCCTCTGCCAGCCAAGTGGGGGGAAATGCAGACTAACTGCTG GCTGCACCTTCAGACGAAAATATTCCTGA
- the LOC121183305 gene encoding ras-related protein Rab-8A, producing MAKTYDYLFKLLLIGDSGVGKTCVLFRFSEDAFNSTFISTIGIDFKIRTIELDGKKIKLQIWDTAGQERFRTITTAYYRGAMGIMLVYDITNEKSFDNIKNWIRNIEEHASADVERMVLGNKCDVNDKRQVSKERGEKLALEYGIKFMETSAKANINVENAFLTLARDIKAKMDKKLEGNNPQGSSQGVKITEQPKKSSFFRCTLL from the exons ATGGCGAAGACTTACGATTACTTGTTTAAACTACTTTTAATCGGCGATTCAGGCGTCGGAAAGACCTGCGTGCTCTTCAGATTTTCAGAAGATGCCTTCAACTCAACGTTTATCTCTACTATAG GTATTGACTTCAAGATCAGAACAATAGAATTAGATGGAAAGAAGATCAAGCTACAGATATG GGATACAGCAGGACAGGAGAGGTTCAGGACCATCACAACAGCCTACTACAGAGGAGCCATG GGCATCATGTTAGTGTATGACATTACCAACGAGAAGTCCTTTGACAACATCAAGAACTGGATACGGAATATAGAAGAG CACGCCTCAGCAGATGTGGAGAGGATGGTCCTTGGTAACAAATGTGATGTCAATGACAAGCGACAGGTGTccaaagaaagaggagagaag CTGGCACTGGAGTATGGTATCAAGTTCATGGAGACCAGTGCAAAGGCGAACATCAATGTCGAGAAT GCCTTCTTAACCCTCGCCAGAGACATCAAAGCAAAAATGGACAAGAAGCTT gagGGCAACAACCCACAGGGCAGCAGTCAAGGAGTAAAGATTACAGAACAACCCAAGAAGAGCAGTTTCTTCCGCTGCACGCTCCTGTGA